Proteins from one Triticum aestivum cultivar Chinese Spring chromosome 7A, IWGSC CS RefSeq v2.1, whole genome shotgun sequence genomic window:
- the LOC123153867 gene encoding GDSL esterase/lipase At3g09930-like, whose product TGRLSNYWIQSDFIARILGLNEAPPSYRLTPHLSCDPSGMTFAFGGSGVYEVPDKKVPTLATQVNAFTRLLNTGVISKQQLQSSVALVSISGSDYMTGANVDNAFLSSFDDIDSYIGNVTTDIAKNVRKLQRLGVRKVLVNNMHPIGCTPLRTSANNYTTCDLLANYAATVHNNNIEHLMGNKNNAHILDLYTAFTDIVNHAPGEGSEQSNNFKRKLTPCCEASTELGYCGQVSPSGERLYDLCKNPDKNFYWDESYPTTAGWEAVIEALEEPLREFLDRDYVP is encoded by the exons ACTGGACGCCTTTCCAACTATTGGATTCAATCTGACTTCATCG CAAGGATCTTGGGCCTCAATGAAGCCCCTCCATCGTACAGGCTCACGCCACATCTATCTTGCGACccatctggcatgacctttgctttcGGCGGTTCTGGCGTCTATGAGGTGCCGGACAAGAAGGTGCCGACCCTTGCCACACAGGTTAATGCTTTCACGAGGCTACTTAATACTGGGGTCATCTCAAAACAACAGCTTCAGAGCTCCGTCGCTCTCGTCTCCATCTCCGGCAGTGACTACATGACTGGTGCCAATGTCGACAATGCCTTCTTGAGTAGCTTCGATGAT ATCGATAGTTATATTGGGAATGTGACGACCGACATTGCGAAGAACGTGAGGAAGCTACAGAGGCTAGGTGTGAGAAAGGTACTAGTGAACAACATGCATCCCATTGGCTGCACGCCTTTGCGGACTAGTGCGAACAACTACACGACATGCGACCTTCTGGCTAACTATGCAGCAACTGTGCACAACAACAATATAGAACACCTGATGGGGAACAAGAATAATGCCCACATACTGGACCTCTACACTGCCTTCACCGACATCGTCAATCACGCCCCTG GTGAAGGATCGGAGCAGTCAAACAATTTCAAGCGCAAGCTGACACCTTGCTGCGAGGCTTCTACCGAGCTGGGGTACTGTGGACAGGTTAGCCCGTCAGGGGAGCGCCTCTACGACCTATGCAAGAATCCTGACAAGAACTTCTACTGGGACGAGAGTTACCCGACGACCGCTGGGTGGGAAGCTGTTATAGAGGCGCTAGAAGAACCTTTGAGGGAGTTCCTAGACCGGGACTATGTTCCATGA